From one bacterium genomic stretch:
- a CDS encoding DUF933 domain-containing protein, whose translation MIKIALLGYSGSGKTYIFKELTGKESEIFDPFKPNIGIGIYKDERLEKIKEIVKPKKVVYPEFEIYDFKGFPEGEGFPSNYFKNFFEADIILLIVKNFAEEANPEEEMESLVMELIYHDIERVESIIEGRKKEKTNTEIWEKCLDFLKSEKFLKDMEIDKKQLLGAELITLKEFLILSNGNRKEIKTDLPVIYEIKDIYKKVIEKLGMITFYTIKGDIAQAWIIPENLNAKQAGGKIHKDIEKGFVKAVSLSFNEFVEITDWHKAKNMGILKLLGPNSHIEDGDIIEFYFTK comes from the coding sequence ATGATAAAAATTGCTCTTTTAGGTTATTCAGGAAGCGGGAAGACATATATATTTAAAGAACTGACAGGCAAAGAAAGCGAGATTTTTGACCCGTTTAAACCGAATATTGGGATTGGTATTTACAAAGATGAGCGACTTGAAAAGATAAAAGAAATTGTAAAGCCAAAAAAAGTTGTCTATCCTGAATTTGAGATATATGATTTTAAAGGTTTTCCAGAAGGAGAAGGATTTCCTTCTAATTATTTTAAAAACTTTTTTGAAGCAGATATTATTCTTTTAATTGTAAAAAATTTCGCAGAGGAAGCAAATCCAGAGGAAGAAATGGAATCACTGGTTATGGAACTTATTTATCATGATATAGAAAGGGTTGAAAGTATAATAGAAGGTAGGAAAAAAGAAAAAACTAATACTGAAATCTGGGAAAAATGTCTTGATTTTTTAAAATCGGAAAAATTTTTGAAGGATATGGAAATAGATAAAAAACAATTACTTGGAGCAGAACTTATAACATTGAAAGAGTTTTTAATTTTATCAAATGGTAATAGAAAAGAAATAAAAACAGACCTTCCAGTTATTTATGAAATAAAGGATATCTATAAGAAAGTAATAGAAAAACTTGGAATGATAACTTTTTATACAATAAAAGGAGATATTGCACAGGCATGGATTATTCCAGAGAACTTAAATGCAAAACAGGCAGGAGGGAAGATTCATAAAGATATTGAGAAAGGTTTTGTAAAGGCAGTATCTTTAAGTTTTAATGAGTTTGTTGAAATAACTGACTGGCATAAGGCAAAAAATATGGGGATTTTAAAACTTCTTGGACCAAATTCACATATAGAAGACGGAGACATAATAGAATTTTACTTTACCAAATGA
- a CDS encoding M42 family metallopeptidase: MESKAKEFLKRLVETPSPSGFERIVQNLVKDYLKNFIDRIEIDIHGNLIAIKNPSGIPKIMLGAHCDEVGFQVKYISEEGFIFFQTIGAPYIHSLHGQKVIILNKKRCVKGVICKKKIDKAEDLKINSFWIDIGAKNKEEAEKFVSIGDPIAFSSSFTELLEGKNIMAKGFDDKIGVFVIAETMRLLSKEKIKSSVYGVSTVQEEIGSRGAWMASFKIKPDIAIVVEVMECSDYPDTEKRIMGDIRLGKGPVLQIGPNITPTLGEFLIETAKKEKIPYQIDAAAGPTPTDASVIQIIQGGIATALLRIPLRYMHTSGEIVSQDDVKNAIKLLTLSIKNMF; encoded by the coding sequence ATGGAAAGTAAAGCAAAGGAATTTTTAAAAAGACTTGTTGAAACTCCAAGTCCCTCTGGTTTTGAAAGAATTGTTCAGAATCTTGTTAAAGATTATCTGAAAAATTTTATAGACAGAATAGAAATTGATATCCATGGAAATTTAATCGCCATTAAAAATCCTTCCGGAATTCCCAAAATTATGCTGGGTGCTCACTGCGACGAGGTTGGTTTTCAGGTTAAATATATATCAGAAGAAGGTTTCATTTTTTTTCAAACAATAGGAGCGCCTTATATACACTCACTTCACGGACAGAAAGTCATAATTTTGAATAAAAAAAGATGTGTTAAAGGTGTAATTTGCAAAAAAAAGATAGATAAAGCAGAAGATTTAAAAATAAACAGTTTCTGGATAGACATAGGTGCAAAAAATAAAGAAGAAGCAGAAAAATTTGTCAGCATAGGCGATCCAATCGCCTTTTCTTCTTCTTTTACAGAATTGCTTGAAGGGAAAAACATAATGGCAAAAGGATTTGATGATAAAATAGGAGTTTTTGTTATCGCAGAGACAATGAGATTATTGAGTAAGGAAAAAATAAAATCTTCAGTATATGGAGTTTCAACTGTTCAGGAAGAAATCGGTTCAAGAGGAGCATGGATGGCTTCTTTTAAGATAAAACCAGATATTGCTATAGTTGTTGAAGTAATGGAATGTTCTGATTATCCTGATACAGAAAAAAGAATTATGGGTGATATAAGATTGGGCAAAGGGCCTGTATTACAGATAGGTCCAAATATAACCCCTACTCTTGGAGAGTTTCTTATTGAAACAGCAAAAAAGGAAAAAATTCCATATCAGATAGATGCTGCTGCCGGTCCAACACCAACAGATGCGAGTGTAATTCAGATAATACAGGGAGGCATTGCCACTGCTTTATTGAGAATTCCCCTTAGATATATGCATACTTCTGGAGAAATAGTTTCCCAAGATGATGTCAAAAATGCAATAAAACTTTTAACTCTTTCTATAAAAAATATGTTTTAA
- a CDS encoding 4Fe-4S binding protein, which yields MTKYQLTRKVKKFVLDNGADLVGIAPVSRWEKAPIKHSPKGIMPESKSVIVAGVHFLDANTELAAEKDPRFPGPGYSEMNASVFLQSLGFKIAKFLQDMGFSTIPIIHTMLWNYRPQEGAERGWMADMCHYYAAVCAGLGEIGWNNLCLTPQFGPRQRFISIITEAELEPDPLYNGEPLCDKCLLCAKNCPTESFDKEVIRIATIEIEDKKFSFPYRNLWRCAIGENFQLDVFIPKPEKIDENFILETIDRGIKEKPEVFYGWKMGMCLKYCVPPKRRYFDRNYCKSPRRKRDKEPDFSEENVKKLIKEIKKLALKLDVDIIGAASIEEFKESGINLNQFLPDAKSALILGFSYPENCSLNTWFTAEVAELLIAKHIQEKYGFSSLIKSGIDDEKCMKICNLTYYSKGITFSEKNKILRTIITQAPFNKNSFKSTKKREKKKTLSTSSLTEYIKTFSLKNGADLVGITCVEKLDEIAEQLKNIYENEKYFIVENKGWVCDGKIIKDLMHAPFNPVVKEVKLIPRKPSDYLKSARSIIVIGLHLIEKSIELAGSPPGYKAGHYMYTTHMESINQIFTILKKITRELSSFGYQCIPVIDIFDISSKIYGEIPDLYSSRFAAIASGLGEIGWNGIVLTPQFGPRQRFACIITDAELIPDSVYKGPSLCKKCYECVNACPVSAISEKDKNFIKIDGKVFEWGKLNILRCDCAKRYALIADEGPKYIGSKNNFKLPEKITPEFVCEALKKSDRIQEPGYCTIVENCFKICNGRKK from the coding sequence ATGACAAAATACCAGTTAACACGAAAAGTTAAAAAATTTGTTTTGGATAACGGAGCAGATCTCGTTGGAATTGCTCCTGTTAGCAGATGGGAAAAGGCACCAATTAAGCACAGCCCAAAAGGTATTATGCCAGAATCAAAATCTGTTATAGTTGCAGGTGTACACTTTCTTGATGCAAATACAGAACTTGCAGCAGAAAAAGACCCTCGTTTCCCAGGTCCAGGATATTCAGAAATGAATGCTTCTGTTTTTCTACAATCCCTTGGTTTTAAAATTGCAAAATTTCTGCAAGATATGGGATTCTCTACAATACCTATTATTCATACAATGCTCTGGAATTACAGACCACAGGAAGGAGCAGAAAGAGGATGGATGGCAGATATGTGTCATTATTATGCAGCTGTATGTGCAGGCCTTGGAGAAATTGGGTGGAACAATCTATGTTTAACTCCCCAATTTGGACCAAGACAGAGATTTATATCCATTATTACAGAAGCAGAACTTGAACCAGACCCTCTATATAACGGAGAACCATTATGTGATAAATGCCTTCTCTGTGCTAAAAACTGTCCTACCGAGTCATTTGATAAAGAAGTTATAAGAATTGCGACAATAGAAATTGAAGACAAAAAATTTTCTTTCCCTTACAGAAATTTATGGCGATGCGCAATTGGAGAGAATTTTCAACTTGATGTTTTTATACCTAAACCCGAAAAGATAGACGAAAATTTTATTCTTGAAACAATTGACAGGGGGATTAAAGAAAAACCAGAAGTATTTTATGGATGGAAAATGGGAATGTGTCTTAAATACTGTGTTCCTCCTAAGAGAAGATATTTTGACAGGAATTACTGCAAATCTCCAAGGAGAAAAAGAGATAAAGAACCCGATTTTTCTGAAGAAAATGTTAAAAAACTTATAAAAGAAATTAAGAAACTTGCTTTAAAACTGGATGTGGATATAATAGGAGCGGCTTCAATTGAAGAATTTAAAGAAAGTGGTATAAATTTAAACCAATTTCTTCCGGATGCAAAAAGTGCTCTGATTTTGGGTTTTTCATATCCTGAAAATTGTTCTTTAAACACATGGTTTACTGCAGAAGTTGCCGAACTTCTAATTGCAAAACATATACAGGAAAAATATGGATTTTCTTCTTTGATAAAAAGTGGAATTGATGATGAAAAATGTATGAAAATTTGTAATCTTACTTATTATAGTAAAGGGATTACTTTTTCTGAAAAAAATAAAATCTTAAGAACCATAATTACCCAAGCACCTTTTAACAAAAATTCTTTCAAGTCAACAAAAAAGAGAGAAAAAAAGAAAACACTTTCCACCTCTTCCCTTACTGAATATATTAAAACTTTTTCTCTAAAAAATGGTGCTGACCTTGTCGGTATAACATGCGTGGAAAAACTTGATGAAATAGCAGAACAATTAAAGAATATATATGAAAATGAAAAATATTTTATCGTGGAGAATAAAGGTTGGGTATGCGATGGAAAAATAATAAAAGATCTCATGCATGCCCCTTTTAATCCAGTTGTAAAGGAAGTTAAACTTATCCCCAGAAAACCTTCTGATTATTTGAAATCTGCAAGGTCTATTATTGTTATTGGTTTACATCTCATAGAAAAAAGTATTGAACTCGCTGGTTCTCCTCCGGGATATAAAGCAGGCCACTATATGTATACAACTCATATGGAATCAATAAATCAAATTTTTACAATACTGAAAAAAATTACAAGAGAACTTTCTTCCTTTGGATATCAGTGCATACCAGTTATTGATATATTTGACATTTCTTCAAAAATATATGGTGAAATACCTGATTTATATTCATCACGATTTGCAGCAATTGCTTCTGGTCTTGGAGAAATTGGATGGAATGGAATTGTTTTAACTCCTCAATTTGGACCAAGACAAAGATTTGCCTGCATTATTACTGATGCTGAATTAATCCCTGACTCTGTCTATAAAGGACCTTCTCTTTGTAAAAAATGTTATGAGTGTGTAAATGCCTGTCCTGTATCTGCAATTTCAGAAAAAGATAAAAACTTTATAAAAATTGATGGAAAAGTATTTGAATGGGGAAAATTAAATATTCTTAGATGTGATTGTGCCAAGAGATATGCTCTTATTGCTGACGAGGGGCCAAAATATATTGGTTCTAAAAATAATTTTAAACTACCCGAAAAAATAACTCCTGAATTTGTATGTGAAGCATTAAAAAAGTCAGATAGAATTCAAGAACCAGGTTATTGCACAATTGTAGAAAATTGTTTTAAAATATGTAATGGCAGGAAAAAATAA
- a CDS encoding DUF5696 domain-containing protein produces the protein MKEEKIVLKNDILKIEIDKKDFYLSVFDLRTGIKWLMQKNGPGDIGIKGHSGPWIGLPFSSAGSVEWKENTNFIEVWLTRFPYRANIWGPIDFAVFLIFKLMEDTLSIIVGTKNGRGEVSLIDSYYPRGFLFPEKVNGFLVLPYGHGCLLDKKFPCELDHTFPVYAGMSFVMPWWGQITEKGTGLIALPETPEDMGIRLITENGYGHTAHPYWQASLGNFSYPRKINYKFFKKCDVVLLAKTYRKFAEKRGIKGILKEKAKERKNVEKLKGSIIVSIWHESWFGNFRKKDVWRRMTFAEGLKRFKMLAKDVPIKKAVVHIDGWGIKGYDCCHPDILPPDPKLGGWNGLKKMADEIQSMGHIFLLHDNYVDVYADSSAFGPEYTVLDLSGVRPENNEWLGGRQRWLCPKKTMKFAKRNLMEVKKKINPSGTYLDCFTYSHLRECYDQKHLSSRKDTIKYWSEIFALCQNFGWVTSSEGGADWSIPVLDFCHTVQPGICPFDLREKLKGPLGIPVPLYSLVWHDCIVIPAWISGEKDTDSFLWGILWGGIPSIRTKSLECNSAPYGKEDIKFVRNLIPMVELSEKICFEEMVNFKILDSNGNIQQTEFSDGTSITVDFKNKTYWIKK, from the coding sequence ATGAAAGAGGAAAAAATTGTTTTAAAAAATGATATTCTTAAAATTGAAATAGATAAAAAGGATTTCTATTTATCTGTTTTTGATTTAAGAACAGGTATAAAATGGCTAATGCAAAAAAATGGTCCTGGAGATATAGGGATAAAAGGTCATTCAGGTCCGTGGATAGGTCTTCCTTTCAGTTCTGCAGGAAGTGTTGAATGGAAAGAAAATACCAATTTTATTGAGGTATGGTTAACAAGGTTTCCTTATAGAGCAAATATATGGGGACCAATTGACTTTGCTGTTTTTTTAATTTTTAAACTTATGGAAGATACCCTCTCAATCATAGTTGGGACAAAAAATGGAAGAGGTGAAGTTTCCTTAATAGACAGTTACTATCCGAGAGGTTTTTTATTTCCTGAAAAAGTAAACGGATTCCTTGTTCTTCCTTATGGGCATGGATGTCTTCTTGATAAAAAATTCCCTTGCGAATTAGACCATACGTTTCCTGTTTATGCAGGAATGAGTTTTGTGATGCCTTGGTGGGGACAGATAACAGAAAAAGGAACTGGACTTATTGCTTTACCAGAAACCCCTGAGGATATGGGGATAAGATTAATAACTGAAAATGGTTATGGTCACACTGCTCATCCATACTGGCAGGCATCTCTTGGAAATTTTTCATATCCGAGAAAAATAAATTATAAATTTTTTAAAAAATGTGATGTTGTTTTACTTGCAAAAACTTACAGAAAATTTGCAGAAAAAAGAGGAATTAAGGGGATTTTAAAAGAAAAAGCAAAAGAAAGAAAAAATGTAGAAAAACTTAAGGGTTCAATTATTGTTAGTATATGGCATGAGTCCTGGTTTGGCAATTTCAGAAAAAAAGATGTATGGAGAAGAATGACTTTTGCAGAAGGATTAAAAAGATTCAAAATGCTTGCAAAAGATGTTCCAATTAAAAAAGCAGTTGTTCATATTGATGGATGGGGAATAAAAGGATATGATTGTTGTCATCCTGATATTTTACCTCCTGACCCAAAACTTGGTGGATGGAACGGACTAAAAAAAATGGCAGATGAAATACAATCAATGGGTCATATATTTTTATTACATGATAATTATGTTGATGTTTATGCAGATAGTAGTGCCTTTGGTCCTGAATATACAGTTCTTGATTTAAGCGGGGTAAGACCCGAGAATAACGAATGGCTTGGAGGAAGACAGAGATGGCTATGTCCTAAAAAAACAATGAAATTTGCAAAAAGAAATCTAATGGAGGTGAAAAAAAAGATTAATCCATCAGGAACATATCTTGATTGTTTTACATATAGTCATTTAAGAGAATGTTATGACCAAAAACATCTTTCTTCCCGCAAAGATACTATAAAATACTGGTCTGAAATATTTGCATTATGTCAAAATTTTGGATGGGTAACTTCCTCTGAAGGTGGAGCAGACTGGTCAATACCTGTACTTGACTTCTGCCATACTGTTCAGCCTGGAATATGTCCATTTGACCTTAGAGAAAAATTAAAAGGACCCCTTGGAATCCCTGTTCCTCTTTATTCTCTTGTCTGGCATGACTGTATAGTAATCCCAGCTTGGATATCCGGTGAAAAAGACACTGATTCATTCTTATGGGGTATTTTATGGGGAGGAATTCCTTCTATTCGTACAAAATCTCTTGAATGTAATTCTGCTCCTTATGGCAAAGAAGATATAAAATTTGTGAGAAACCTTATACCAATGGTAGAACTTTCTGAAAAAATATGTTTTGAAGAAATGGTCAATTTTAAAATTCTTGATTCTAACGGAAATATTCAGCAAACAGAATTTTCTGATGGTACAAGTATAACTGTTGATTTTAAGAATAAAACTTATTGGATAAAAAAATGA